A genome region from Thermoanaerobacterium xylanolyticum LX-11 includes the following:
- a CDS encoding Rne/Rng family ribonuclease: MKRILFDISDKFYQVAYLEDGLLIEYHVEHSDKRSIVGNIYKGKVKNTIKGMQSAFIDIGIDKNAYLFVNDVKWISESNPSITKYVKPGQDIIVQVLKDSIGLKNPRVTTNISLPGKYVVLMPDADHVGISHRIEDEKKRMELINIAKRVKPDNVGIIIRTAAQYVGEEEFEKDIVDLCKLYEDILNKCKFADSPELIYEEENFIVKYIRDLSSLIVDEIVVNDITEYKKIFDYIKKEGLNISVKYEDGDLVGLYGIEKQVERLLSKKVWLKSGGFIIIDETEALTVIDVNTGKYTGKSSLHETILKTNIEAAKEIALQLRLRDIGGIIVVDFIDMDSDNDRQKLLRVFEESLKSDRSKCSVLGFTHLGLVEMTRKRVRSNVSEYLQEKCDCCKGTGCIVSSDMMQLRINRSIERILRNTNAKKITITSNRRVQSIIEKSNIIEKYMEKYGVDISTICNNKLDTDEFYVDYQL; the protein is encoded by the coding sequence TTGAAGAGAATTTTATTTGATATAAGTGATAAATTTTATCAAGTAGCATATTTGGAAGATGGCTTGTTAATTGAATATCATGTTGAGCATTCTGATAAAAGAAGCATAGTTGGGAATATTTACAAAGGAAAAGTAAAAAATACTATAAAGGGTATGCAAAGTGCCTTTATTGACATAGGAATAGATAAAAATGCGTATTTATTTGTAAATGATGTTAAATGGATTTCGGAATCAAATCCCTCAATAACTAAATATGTGAAACCTGGGCAAGATATAATTGTTCAAGTCTTAAAAGATTCTATAGGGCTTAAAAATCCGAGAGTTACGACGAATATATCGCTGCCTGGAAAATATGTGGTGCTTATGCCTGATGCTGATCATGTTGGAATTTCCCACAGGATAGAAGATGAAAAAAAGCGAATGGAGCTAATAAATATCGCTAAAAGAGTAAAACCGGATAATGTAGGCATAATAATCAGAACGGCGGCACAATATGTCGGAGAAGAAGAATTTGAAAAAGATATAGTTGATTTGTGTAAATTGTATGAAGATATATTAAATAAATGTAAATTTGCTGATTCACCTGAGTTAATTTACGAGGAAGAAAATTTTATCGTTAAGTACATAAGGGATTTGTCGTCATTGATAGTGGATGAAATAGTGGTAAATGATATAACAGAATACAAAAAGATTTTTGATTATATAAAAAAGGAAGGCCTAAATATTTCAGTAAAATATGAGGATGGAGACTTAGTAGGTCTATATGGGATTGAAAAACAAGTGGAAAGACTGTTAAGCAAAAAAGTTTGGCTTAAAAGCGGTGGCTTCATAATTATCGATGAGACAGAGGCTTTGACTGTTATAGATGTGAATACTGGTAAATACACAGGTAAGTCTTCACTTCATGAAACAATTTTAAAAACGAACATAGAGGCTGCGAAGGAAATTGCATTGCAATTGAGACTAAGGGATATTGGTGGCATCATTGTTGTAGATTTTATCGATATGGATAGTGATAATGACCGCCAGAAGCTTCTAAGAGTTTTTGAAGAATCTTTAAAAAGCGATAGATCAAAGTGCAGCGTACTTGGCTTTACACATTTAGGATTAGTAGAGATGACGAGAAAGAGAGTCAGGTCAAACGTAAGCGAATATTTGCAAGAGAAGTGTGATTGCTGTAAAGGCACAGGGTGTATCGTGTCAAGCGATATGATGCAACTTAGAATAAATCGCTCTATAGAGAGAATCTTAAGAAATACAAATGCTAAAAAAATAACTATAACTTCAAATCGCAGAGTACAAAGCATAATCGAGAAAAGCAATATAATAGAAAAGTACATGGAAAAATACGGTGTAGATATAAGCACCATCTGCAATAACAAACTTGATACTGATGAATTTTACGTAGATTATCAGTTGTAA
- a CDS encoding TIGR03960 family B12-binding radical SAM protein, with translation MSDLKNKIDDLLMKVNKPARYTGGEINSVIKDVNKVEIRFAFAFPDVYEVGMSHLGLKILYSLMNERDDTYCERVFAPWIDMESLMREKDIPLFSLETKTPLNMFDVIGFTLQYELSYTNILNMLDLSKIPVRSKDRKGYPLIIAGGPCAVNPAPLSDVVDLFVIGDGEEIINEILDLVISCKKENVPKEELLRRASKIQGVYVPLLYVETYNDDNTIKSIKPIEEGVPAIIKRRIVKDLDKTYHPDKQIVPFINIVHDRIVLEVFRGCTRGCRFCQAGMIYRPVRERSKETLLQLADKLIKSTGYEEISLTSLSTCDYSQIESLVYDLIEKYKDMGTGVALPSTRIDAFSVNLLNEIQKVRKTGLTLAPEAGTQRLRDVINKGVAEEDLVNSTKEAFKAGWKSLKLYFMLGLPTETMEDVKGISDLAHLVADVYKDVNGSTKGLKITVSTSTFVPKPFTPFQWYPQDDMDSIINKQNYLKELLRGKIFSYNWHEPNMSFLEAVISKGDRKVGQAIIKAWESGCKFDGWDEQFKFDKWLEAFESVGVDPKFYAYKKRDFDEVFPWDIVDVGVKKEYLKRECKKAIEGKLTGDCRLHCTGCGIKDLDEGVVCFEA, from the coding sequence ATGTCAGATTTAAAAAATAAAATAGATGATTTGTTGATGAAAGTGAACAAACCTGCCAGATATACTGGCGGTGAAATAAATTCTGTGATTAAGGATGTAAATAAAGTTGAAATAAGGTTTGCATTTGCCTTTCCTGATGTGTACGAAGTTGGCATGTCTCATCTTGGGCTTAAAATACTTTATAGTTTGATGAATGAACGAGATGACACATATTGTGAAAGGGTATTTGCTCCATGGATCGACATGGAAAGCCTTATGAGAGAAAAGGACATACCTCTTTTTTCACTTGAGACAAAAACACCTCTTAATATGTTTGATGTAATAGGGTTTACTCTGCAGTATGAATTAAGCTACACAAACATATTGAACATGCTGGATTTATCTAAAATTCCAGTAAGAAGCAAGGACAGGAAAGGATATCCTCTGATTATAGCAGGTGGACCTTGTGCAGTTAATCCTGCACCATTGTCTGATGTTGTGGATTTGTTTGTTATAGGTGACGGTGAAGAAATTATAAATGAAATCTTGGATTTAGTAATATCTTGTAAAAAAGAGAATGTACCGAAGGAAGAACTTTTAAGACGCGCATCTAAAATTCAAGGTGTTTACGTCCCATTATTATATGTAGAAACGTACAATGATGATAATACTATTAAAAGCATAAAGCCTATTGAAGAAGGTGTGCCTGCAATAATAAAAAGGAGAATTGTGAAAGACTTAGATAAGACATACCATCCAGACAAACAGATTGTACCGTTTATAAATATCGTCCATGATAGAATCGTGTTGGAGGTTTTTAGAGGCTGTACAAGAGGCTGCAGGTTCTGCCAAGCAGGTATGATTTACAGGCCTGTAAGGGAAAGGTCAAAAGAAACCCTTCTGCAATTAGCTGATAAATTGATAAAATCAACTGGATATGAAGAAATTTCATTGACTTCTTTGAGTACATGCGATTATTCACAGATAGAAAGTTTAGTATATGATCTTATAGAGAAGTACAAAGATATGGGGACTGGTGTAGCGTTGCCATCTACCAGAATAGATGCTTTTTCTGTCAATCTCTTAAATGAGATTCAAAAAGTCAGAAAGACTGGCCTTACACTTGCACCTGAAGCTGGAACACAAAGACTTAGAGATGTCATTAATAAGGGTGTGGCTGAAGAAGATTTAGTAAATTCTACTAAAGAAGCATTTAAGGCAGGGTGGAAAAGCTTAAAGTTGTACTTTATGTTAGGTCTTCCAACGGAGACGATGGAAGATGTAAAAGGCATATCTGATCTTGCTCATTTAGTAGCTGATGTATACAAAGATGTGAATGGCAGCACAAAGGGTCTTAAGATAACTGTAAGCACTTCAACTTTCGTGCCAAAGCCATTTACACCATTTCAATGGTATCCTCAAGACGATATGGACTCCATAATAAATAAACAAAATTATTTAAAAGAGCTTCTTAGAGGAAAGATATTCAGCTACAACTGGCATGAACCAAATATGAGCTTTTTAGAAGCTGTAATCTCTAAAGGAGATAGAAAAGTAGGACAAGCAATTATTAAAGCATGGGAAAGTGGATGTAAGTTTGATGGTTGGGATGAGCAGTTTAAATTTGATAAATGGCTGGAAGCATTTGAGAGCGTCGGGGTGGATCCTAAATTTTACGCTTATAAAAAAAGGGATTTTGATGAAGTTTTTCCTTGGGATATTGTGGATGTAGGCGTAAAAAAGGAGTACCTTAAAAGGGAATGTAAAAAAGCCATTGAAGGAAAATTAACAGGCGATTGCAGGTTGCATTGTACAGGATGTGGTATAAAAGATCTTGATGAAGGAGTTGTATGCTTTGAAGCTTAG
- a CDS encoding ribosomal-processing cysteine protease Prp, giving the protein MIKVSIYRNDDKVKKFEIKGHAGYDVYDRDIVCAGVTAVAQTAVLGLESIDTTSLKKKVRDGYMYVEIENYGVGEDAIKSCAIVDTMVLGLKDIEKDYPAYVKVFDRRCDG; this is encoded by the coding sequence ATGATTAAAGTCAGCATATATAGAAATGATGATAAAGTAAAAAAATTTGAAATTAAAGGACATGCTGGTTATGATGTCTATGATAGGGATATAGTATGTGCCGGTGTTACGGCAGTGGCACAGACGGCTGTCCTTGGATTGGAATCAATTGACACAACTTCTTTAAAGAAGAAAGTAAGAGATGGCTATATGTATGTTGAAATAGAAAATTACGGTGTTGGTGAAGATGCCATAAAGTCTTGTGCTATTGTAGATACGATGGTGCTGGGGCTTAAAGACATTGAAAAGGACTATCCAGCGTATGTAAAGGTCTTTGATAGGAGGTGTGATGGATGA
- a CDS encoding TIGR03936 family radical SAM-associated protein, translated as MKLRAKFKKDGDLKYISHLDLMRTIERGMRRAQVKFSLSKGFNPHPLISFGPALSMGATTHGDYFDVVVEGEIDPKKFKDDLNRTLPDGLEIIDCYIVDDKDLLSNRVKEAEYTVDVYLMSHVINFPDEIKRFLSRSEIFIEKESKSGSKVIDLKNYILDLKMLDAKGSKITLYVKLKIYEGSPGPIYVVKALDDFLGHVFNMEKVVVDRRNLILN; from the coding sequence TTGAAGCTTAGAGCTAAATTTAAAAAAGATGGGGATTTAAAGTACATTTCTCATTTAGACCTTATGAGAACTATAGAAAGAGGTATGAGAAGGGCACAAGTAAAATTTTCACTGTCAAAAGGGTTCAATCCACATCCATTGATATCTTTTGGGCCGGCACTTAGCATGGGTGCGACAACTCACGGGGACTATTTCGATGTAGTGGTAGAAGGCGAAATTGACCCTAAAAAATTTAAAGATGATTTAAATAGAACATTGCCTGATGGCTTAGAGATCATCGATTGCTATATTGTCGATGATAAGGATTTGTTGTCAAACAGAGTGAAAGAAGCTGAATATACTGTAGATGTTTATTTGATGAGTCATGTGATAAATTTTCCTGATGAAATTAAAAGATTTTTGAGTAGAAGTGAGATATTTATAGAAAAGGAGTCAAAAAGTGGCAGCAAAGTCATCGACTTAAAAAATTATATTTTGGATCTAAAAATGCTTGATGCAAAAGGCAGCAAAATCACTCTGTACGTGAAGCTAAAAATTTATGAAGGTTCTCCAGGACCTATATATGTTGTAAAAGCTCTTGATGATTTTTTAGGACATGTTTTTAATATGGAGAAAGTCGTTGTAGACAGAAGAAACCTTATTTTAAATTGA
- the rplU gene encoding 50S ribosomal protein L21, whose translation MYAIIETGGKQYRVQEGDILNIEKLDCEAGSVYSFDKVLAVAKDDGTVDFGKPYVKDVKVEAKVLEHGKGKKIIVFKYKPKKNERKKHGHRQPYTKVQIEKIM comes from the coding sequence ATGTACGCAATTATAGAGACTGGTGGCAAACAGTACAGGGTTCAAGAAGGCGATATACTCAATATTGAGAAGCTTGATTGTGAAGCTGGCAGCGTATATTCCTTTGATAAGGTATTGGCTGTAGCAAAAGATGATGGAACTGTTGATTTTGGGAAGCCATACGTTAAAGATGTTAAAGTAGAAGCGAAAGTTCTTGAACATGGTAAAGGTAAGAAGATTATCGTCTTTAAGTACAAGCCGAAGAAGAATGAAAGAAAGAAACATGGTCATCGTCAACCATATACAAAAGTTCAGATTGAGAAGATCATGTAA